TCTTTTTCCACGGATGAGACATTGGTGGAATATATCTTTTGCGAGGTTTTTCAGTGCTTTGGGGGTAATGGAAATTTCTTGATGTATATTCATGTTCTGGTATCTCGTCTAGAGTGTATACTTTTTCTCCTATGCTTGTAAATAGTTGTCCATCAAAAGATTTAATAACTAGAGCCAGTGTACCTTTATGGTAATAAACAGGGTAGCCATTAGAATCTATAGGTTTATAATACTTTTTGTTTAATCTGATACAGTGACCATTATCAATCTTACGATTTACAAGAACTGCAAGAGTAAGATTAATTTTTTCATTATCGGGTTGTTTTTCAAAAACAGATTTGATATTATTAAGAGGCAGAGCAAATTTAGCATTATATTTTTGTATGTAGGAGTCCAAAAATATATTTGCTTGTTCTATGGTTGTTGCGCCTGCTAATCTTAATTCGATTGGTAGGCGTGATTGTAATGTTTGGAACATTCGTTCTACGCGACCTTTGGCTTGTGGATTGCTGGTTGTTCTGATTTCGACCCCTAACTGTTTACAAGCATAACCAAACTGAGTAAAAGTATCCTTTTCAAGAGAAGGAGATTTTTTTTGCCTATATTCAAAGACAGTACGTCTATCAGTATAAAACATATAGGGAATACCATGATTATTTAAAATCTGATGAAAAACATTATAGTAGCCTTTCAACGTTTCTTGTCTATCAAAATATGCTCCAACAACAGTTCCTGTAGCATCATCAACAGCAATATGTAGATGAGTTTTTTTATCCCCAAACCAAAAGTGTACAGAAGCATCCATTTGAATCATCTCACCTAAAAAAGCACAGCGTGGTCTACGAGGATGAGCATCTTCAAGAGCAACTATGTTTTCTGTAATTTTAGCAACCTCTTTCTTTGATTTAGTAGCATTTCTTTGTTTTTTCAACTTAAGACGCATTCTCTTTTTAGTAACACGTCTAGCTTTAGGTGAAAGCATCCCTTCAGACATAAGAATGTTTTGTACAGTACTTACAGAAACCTTGATTTTTTCATGCTCTTCTAGCAACTCACAATAATGAGTGAAGTTTGTGTTATAATATTTTGTTCGATAAAGATTTAAGATATTTTCTTTGATATTGTCTTCTATTGTATGTGATGGTTTACGACCACGATTACCATGGATAAAGAAAATCTTTCCTTGATCTAAATAACCTTTGATTAAACGATTTATATTTCGTCTAGTACAGCCTAGTTTCAGAGCTGCATTGTCCTTGTTCCCTTTAGTTTCAACTAATCTTTTAATAATTTCATATTTATATTGTTCTGTCATGTTTAAGTCTACCTTTCTAATGATAATCACCTCTGCCTATAAAATACATGAGGTTTTATTATATACCATAATTAAAAAAAATAGGACATAATCAATTGTGGTACACTAAGACATTATCATAAATCAATCATACTGACCTACATGCAAATAACGTAATCATTGACTTTTAATAACACCTATGATAATATCTTTATAGAATATGAGCCATGAAGGCTTAATATAAAGACTTATAGAAATTTAAGTTCACGACGCAAATAGCCCATG
The window above is part of the Vallitalea guaymasensis genome. Proteins encoded here:
- a CDS encoding ISNCY family transposase; amino-acid sequence: MTEQYKYEIIKRLVETKGNKDNAALKLGCTRRNINRLIKGYLDQGKIFFIHGNRGRKPSHTIEDNIKENILNLYRTKYYNTNFTHYCELLEEHEKIKVSVSTVQNILMSEGMLSPKARRVTKKRMRLKLKKQRNATKSKKEVAKITENIVALEDAHPRRPRCAFLGEMIQMDASVHFWFGDKKTHLHIAVDDATGTVVGAYFDRQETLKGYYNVFHQILNNHGIPYMFYTDRRTVFEYRQKKSPSLEKDTFTQFGYACKQLGVEIRTTSNPQAKGRVERMFQTLQSRLPIELRLAGATTIEQANIFLDSYIQKYNAKFALPLNNIKSVFEKQPDNEKINLTLAVLVNRKIDNGHCIRLNKKYYKPIDSNGYPVYYHKGTLALVIKSFDGQLFTSIGEKVYTLDEIPEHEYTSRNFHYPQSTEKPRKRYIPPMSHPWKKSTFTKFVKKQKHYYEQSFESAMYSQALTIAK